One window of the candidate division KSB1 bacterium genome contains the following:
- a CDS encoding type II toxin-antitoxin system RelE/ParE family toxin — protein MKFRIDVAQSAFDDLLWFKKYERVLILDAMDEQLLNEPAVETRHRKSLRENILSRWELRVDKYRVFYNVNETDGVVEVTAVGHKEHGKLFIRGKEVKI, from the coding sequence ATGAAGTTTCGCATTGACGTCGCGCAAAGCGCTTTTGATGATTTGTTGTGGTTTAAGAAATACGAGCGCGTGCTCATTTTGGATGCCATGGATGAGCAATTACTCAATGAACCTGCTGTGGAAACGCGCCATCGCAAAAGCTTGCGCGAGAATATACTTTCACGATGGGAATTGCGGGTTGATAAATATCGCGTCTTTTATAATGTGAATGAAACAGATGGCGTTGTTGAGGTGACCGCCGTCGGGCACAAAGAGCATGGAAAACTGTTCATTCGCGGAAAGGAAGTGAAAATATGA